CTTTTAGTGAATTACAAACTCGTCTAGTCAAGGGAGATATTGCAAAATTTACGTTGGATGATGTTTTAGCAAAAATACCAGATTCAGCAGCAGCACTATCAGGTAAACCTGGTGATGTGCCACGATTGGTGGATACAGTCACACGCAGGTTAGAAACTCTCAATAATTACAAAATATTTGGCAAGGGGGTAGCTGACTGGCGAAAACTTATGTATCCTTGTCTGGCAATAAATTGTAAAAAACTAACATCTATACAGCTTCAATCTATAGCAACAGCAGTCTTGAGGGAACTTCAGAACTTACGCATCCGAGGTCATATTCCACCTTATGTGGCGGTTGTGGATGAGGCTCACTTATTTGTACCACAAGGTGAGGGTAGCCCTTGCAAACAAATAATACGGGAAGGTGTACGAATTGGAAGACATCACGGCATTTGTATGGTATTAATGACACAAAGCCCTATTGACATTGATAGAAGCATTATTCGTCAGTGTAATACAAGACTGGTGTTTGCCTTGGAACCAGATCAGCTTGATGCCATTCGGGGGGTAAAGTCAGATGCCTCTGAAGAAATGTTACGCGCCTTACCCAAAATGCCACGCGGTACTTGCTTGCTTTCAGGGACTTATGAGAGTGTCAAGCACACGATTCCGGTACGCATTAGGGAGCGTAAAACTAAAAATTCAGAAGGCGGTAAAACTCCTGATATTTTCAAGGAGATGAAAGATGAATGGATATCTAAAATTAATGAATTGAAACAAAAGGAGAAATAAAAATGCCCAGAAAACCCCAATCTCAGCCGGACTCATCTGAGCAATATCAGCAATTAGAACTGGACTTCAATAAAATCATCAACGATGAATCACATAAGGTATTCAGTCGTGATGCAGTTGCAGATTATAATCCAGTTGAAAGAACGGCTGATTATATGCGACAAATAGTTAAGGCTCAGAGCAATTGGGAAACCACAATTAAGACGGCACGGGAACATTTACTGGAAAAAGATCCTAGAGAACTCTACCTTGAATTTTTCACTGACCTCAAGCGTCAAATAGAGCAAGACTCATCTAAATCAGCACGACTAGCACGCCTGTTAGAGCAGGTTGCTCTTCGTGGATTTGGAATGACTAAGGAACAAGTGCGAATTCATAAACCAGACAGAGGTAGTAGTCGATGGAGAGTACATCTGGATGTTGCATTAATTCAACAACATCTTCAAAGCCATATTGTAGGAGAACACTTCCTTAACCCGATTACTTCTGATGACGTTTGGGGAAACCGTGACTTTCTCATCGGGTCTTCTGATGTGAGCCAGCATCGCAGTTCTGTACCTATTCCCGCACGGTTTTTCATACGCAGTGTACCCTTTTTACTGAATAATGCTGCTGGTGCGGTACTTAGGGTGCAACAGGGTCAAGTGAGTTATGATCAGGCTCGATTCAATCCGCAACCGAATGAAGAATTACTCAAATGGATGCTAATTGACCCATCATACCAAGACGAGCTAGAACCTGAAGATTATCAACGCTGTCTCGCCTCAGCAATGGACGTTGGTCAGTACAAGTTTGACCATGAATATTTGTTGAATGCAGACCGAAATCGTCCAGATATTATCCT
This genomic interval from Argonema galeatum A003/A1 contains the following:
- a CDS encoding ATP-binding protein, with translation MIVNTLPIGTVISDRDTPTFETVRIKLKAGQDVKPGMLVRIPVSRTEKTMLYGRIRSAYESNSNESAESINVTESMGLPRNYPKEEDSTRIFRLAEADLIEEIIETEIRAPQNLPNSGAEVFIADSNETVRVLGMETDQSKGLYIGETVSGTKTEIILKREAIQRHFFIGGTTGSGKSYAMGVIAEEIIQMNLPIVFIDTQDEYSSLVEKLGGKVVEPGEDFSIRISSLTESELINLLPEAMKQSSVQCDVVTRAFSELQTRLVKGDIAKFTLDDVLAKIPDSAAALSGKPGDVPRLVDTVTRRLETLNNYKIFGKGVADWRKLMYPCLAINCKKLTSIQLQSIATAVLRELQNLRIRGHIPPYVAVVDEAHLFVPQGEGSPCKQIIREGVRIGRHHGICMVLMTQSPIDIDRSIIRQCNTRLVFALEPDQLDAIRGVKSDASEEMLRALPKMPRGTCLLSGTYESVKHTIPVRIRERKTKNSEGGKTPDIFKEMKDEWISKINELKQKEK